A genomic region of Streptosporangium lutulentum contains the following coding sequences:
- a CDS encoding alpha/beta fold hydrolase gives MPVHTSGPTGGTAAVPTLNRTAVVDGHTVFYREAGDPSLPTLVLLHGFPTSSHMFRRLIEDLKDAYHLIAPDHIGFGFSDAPPVEDFTYSFDRLTEITQGLLDQLGIDRFALYIMDYGAPIGLRIASRAPERVTALVVQSGNAYVEGFTPFWDGLFAYVKDRPGNEAEVRKLFEAEATRRQYIHGVPEDRLDRLSPETWTLDQSLMERPGNAEIQLQLFWDYQFNLDLYPGFQEYFRTHRPPTLITWGEHDEIFGADGARAYLRDLPDAELHLLDGGHFALETHGDEIAALMRDFLGRVL, from the coding sequence ATGCCCGTCCACACCTCCGGACCGACCGGCGGCACCGCCGCGGTGCCCACCCTCAACCGCACCGCGGTGGTCGACGGCCACACCGTCTTCTACCGGGAGGCCGGCGACCCGTCGCTCCCGACGCTGGTACTGCTGCACGGCTTCCCGACGTCGTCGCACATGTTCCGGCGCCTCATCGAGGACCTGAAGGACGCGTACCACCTGATCGCCCCCGACCACATCGGGTTCGGCTTCTCCGACGCACCGCCCGTCGAGGACTTCACCTATTCGTTCGACCGCCTGACGGAGATCACCCAGGGGCTGCTCGACCAGCTGGGGATAGACCGGTTCGCGCTGTACATCATGGATTACGGCGCTCCGATCGGCCTGCGCATCGCGAGCCGCGCGCCGGAGCGCGTGACCGCACTCGTCGTGCAGTCGGGAAACGCGTACGTCGAAGGGTTCACACCCTTCTGGGACGGCCTCTTCGCGTACGTCAAGGACCGCCCGGGCAACGAGGCGGAGGTCCGGAAGCTGTTCGAGGCCGAGGCCACCCGCCGGCAGTACATCCACGGCGTGCCCGAGGACCGGCTCGACCGGCTGAGCCCGGAGACATGGACCCTGGACCAGAGCCTCATGGAGCGCCCCGGCAACGCGGAGATCCAACTACAGCTGTTCTGGGACTACCAGTTCAACCTCGACCTCTACCCCGGGTTCCAGGAGTACTTCCGCACCCACCGGCCGCCGACCCTGATCACCTGGGGCGAGCACGACGAGATCTTCGGCGCCGACGGCGCCCGCGCCTACCTGCGCGACCTGCCGGACGCCGAGCTGCACCTCCTCGACGGAGGCCACTTCGCGCTCGAGACCCACGGCGACGAGATCGCGGCCCTGATGCGCGACTTCCTCGGCCGTGTCCTGTGA
- a CDS encoding MBL fold metallo-hydrolase, translating to MPDIALTYIGGPTALLEYGGVRFLTDPTFDAPQTYEPRNGFAHTKTHGPALAPSELGAVDLALVSHHHHGDNLDILGAALLRDLPLTISTTKAAEDLGGTVVGLEPWASVQVGKVTITAVPALHGPPGSEGRGPVIGFVLRTAEAPSVYVSGDNASLPYVKSIAERFGKIDISLLFAGAARIPVAEGELTLSSADAVLAAGILASDTVVGLHTEDWAHLTESREDFRRAFAGEGRYVETPRAHRVILRKT from the coding sequence ATGCCGGATATCGCCCTCACCTACATCGGCGGCCCCACTGCCCTCCTCGAGTACGGCGGAGTCCGCTTCCTCACGGATCCCACCTTCGACGCGCCGCAGACCTACGAACCCCGCAACGGTTTCGCCCACACGAAGACCCACGGCCCCGCCCTGGCTCCGAGCGAACTCGGCGCGGTCGACCTGGCCCTGGTCTCACACCACCATCACGGCGACAACCTCGACATCCTCGGTGCCGCCCTCCTGCGCGACCTGCCCCTCACGATCAGCACCACCAAGGCGGCCGAAGACCTCGGCGGCACGGTCGTGGGGCTCGAACCGTGGGCCTCCGTACAGGTCGGCAAGGTCACGATCACGGCCGTTCCCGCGCTGCACGGCCCCCCGGGGTCGGAAGGCCGCGGCCCCGTCATCGGATTCGTCCTGCGGACGGCGGAAGCGCCCAGCGTCTACGTCAGCGGGGACAACGCCTCGCTCCCGTACGTCAAATCCATCGCCGAGCGCTTCGGGAAGATCGACATCTCGCTCCTCTTCGCCGGCGCCGCCCGCATCCCCGTCGCCGAGGGCGAGCTCACCCTGTCCTCGGCGGACGCGGTGCTCGCCGCGGGCATCCTGGCGAGCGACACGGTCGTGGGGCTGCACACGGAGGACTGGGCACACCTCACCGAGTCCAGGGAGGACTTCCGCAGGGCGTTCGCCGGCGAGGGCCGATACGTCGAGACCCCGCGCGCCCACCGCGTGATCCTTCGGAAGACCTGA
- a CDS encoding CGNR zinc finger domain-containing protein — MLERPHRGEPLPLELVNTRWVSGGKLVDFFEDDLHVGRWLAEHGFADRVPDARVPLLEARDALRDALDRPGDATEARLNAVLAHGSVRTEIHGGRPERTVDADAGWLPAWTAVSRYAELIETQPDRVRQCAHPECVLYFHDTSRNGTRRWHSMETCGARSKSQRHYRRAQSGQSAS, encoded by the coding sequence ATGCTGGAGAGACCGCACCGAGGAGAGCCCCTGCCGCTGGAACTGGTGAACACCCGGTGGGTGAGCGGCGGGAAGCTCGTCGACTTCTTCGAGGACGACCTTCACGTCGGGCGATGGCTGGCGGAGCACGGCTTCGCCGACCGGGTGCCGGACGCCAGGGTGCCGCTGCTGGAGGCCCGGGACGCCCTGAGGGACGCCCTCGATCGGCCGGGCGACGCCACGGAGGCGCGGCTGAACGCCGTACTCGCGCACGGCTCGGTGCGGACGGAGATCCACGGCGGCAGGCCGGAGCGTACGGTCGACGCCGACGCGGGCTGGTTGCCCGCGTGGACGGCCGTGAGCCGGTACGCGGAACTCATCGAGACGCAGCCGGATCGGGTGCGGCAGTGCGCCCATCCCGAGTGCGTCCTCTACTTTCACGATACGTCCCGCAACGGGACACGCCGTTGGCACTCCATGGAGACCTGTGGCGCGCGCTCCAAGTCGCAGCGTCACTACCGCCGCGCCCAGTCCGGCCAGAGCGCCTCCTGA
- a CDS encoding ThiF family adenylyltransferase — MAPLDLPRSPIEELGEEALNDRAWRPRLFDATDEEDAGLLRAIRDTGLARRVHDRLEDQVRQLARTRHPQVGAEDPRLTRYIEEILDGRNMADYGRWVWFPWLAELTRILPREEFRELRTDRNRYKITFDEQLALSGRRIGVIGLSVGNAAAVTLAQEGVGGSFRIADFDRIELSNLNRLRAGVHQLGLDKTVLTARQMAEIDPYLDITVHPHGIGPDNLDEFLLHGGPLDLLVEECDDLYVKVAVRERARSCGIPVVMETNDRGMLDIERFDLDPDRPIFHGLLGNVRAEDLRGLPPKDKVPFVLALLDERQLSTRMAASLPEIEQTISSWPQLASGAALGGAVVTDASRRILLGEEVASGRLYVDPLNESRDRFLYGEPAPAPQPFDVAPEAGTGPSLPDEPSATGIHHP; from the coding sequence ATGGCACCATTGGACCTGCCACGTTCACCGATCGAAGAACTCGGCGAAGAAGCACTGAACGACCGCGCATGGCGGCCACGCCTGTTCGACGCCACCGACGAGGAGGACGCCGGGCTGCTGCGAGCGATACGGGACACCGGACTCGCTCGACGGGTCCACGACCGCCTCGAGGATCAGGTGCGCCAACTCGCCCGAACCCGTCATCCGCAGGTCGGCGCCGAAGACCCGCGCCTCACCCGGTACATCGAGGAGATCCTCGACGGCCGGAACATGGCCGACTACGGGAGATGGGTGTGGTTTCCCTGGCTGGCCGAGCTGACCCGCATCCTCCCTCGTGAGGAGTTTCGCGAGCTCAGGACCGATCGCAATCGCTACAAGATCACTTTTGACGAGCAACTGGCCCTGAGCGGCCGGCGAATCGGAGTGATCGGCTTGTCGGTGGGCAATGCCGCCGCCGTCACACTGGCCCAGGAAGGCGTCGGAGGCTCGTTCAGGATCGCGGACTTCGACCGTATCGAGTTGTCGAATCTGAATCGCCTACGCGCGGGCGTCCACCAGCTCGGCCTCGACAAGACGGTGCTCACCGCGCGGCAGATGGCCGAGATCGATCCCTATCTCGACATCACCGTCCATCCTCATGGCATCGGTCCCGACAATCTCGATGAGTTCCTCCTTCACGGCGGACCGCTGGATCTTCTTGTCGAGGAGTGCGACGACCTCTACGTGAAGGTGGCCGTCCGCGAACGAGCTCGTTCCTGCGGAATTCCCGTCGTGATGGAGACCAACGACCGAGGGATGCTCGACATCGAGCGTTTCGACCTCGACCCCGATCGGCCGATCTTTCACGGGCTGCTGGGAAACGTCCGCGCGGAGGATTTGCGGGGCCTGCCGCCCAAAGACAAGGTGCCCTTCGTCCTGGCCCTGCTCGACGAGCGACAGCTCAGCACACGCATGGCGGCCTCCCTGCCGGAGATAGAGCAGACCATCTCCTCTTGGCCACAGCTCGCCTCGGGCGCCGCCCTCGGCGGCGCGGTGGTCACGGATGCCTCCCGCAGGATCCTCCTCGGCGAGGAGGTCGCCTCCGGACGTCTCTACGTCGACCCGTTGAACGAGTCGCGGGACCGGTTCCTGTACGGTGAGCCCGCGCCCGCGCCCCAGCCGTTCGATGTCGCGCCGGAGGCCGGAACAGGGCCGTCCCTGCCCGACGAACCGTCGGCAACAGGAATTCATCACCCCTGA